A genomic window from Pagrus major chromosome 23, Pma_NU_1.0 includes:
- the LOC141020013 gene encoding uncharacterized protein yields MNGAVYISFFQGQLESVLEQVVQLAVQEISKTVGNSLNTLLLETAVKEQENRRLRLQLQTRENRGRASTDPADGGGSPASGRNKAAGDERPDGGRTKPEQRQQQLRGPGGQSAELGLLTDTRRLEQRGRVVDQLKSVMEQVLDFAVRELTKIVEASFDDLLLEITKMEREQQALEERMGKRGRRRGSENDSVSPSDSEDAREELAEVTKSKETTERDDPERPPVLSVSQDWVPILDKVFGQKWCSDVWQIKELDGGGGGGGGRSLAEGGAQQVQPVSAPSLTLEPSPSSPQQDPRWTPLEDMEVFSPDEEAADSQRNSSRPSPGPSPGPPLSPTGSSGRRSSASMLHRLLTLPSQLLEEDEDAAAANETLAALATDGGSDRQDGVRAPGPTCPSPLTTREEEEEEEEEEEEEEDKGRKKKRRRVWSECEECGRRFSRMSLLKAHRQTHIAENAAADTASPSSPPSSTASALRCSECGKRFSSATRLHSHVRTQH; encoded by the exons ATGAACGGGGCCGTGTACATCTCGTTTTTCCAGGGCCAGCTGGAGTCcgtgctggagcaggtcgtGCAGCTCGCGGTCCAGGAAATCAGCAAGACGGTGGGCAACAGCCTGAACACGCTGCTGCTGGAAACGGCCGTGAAGGAGCAAGAAAACCGCCGGCTCCGGCTGCAGCTGCAGACCCGGGAGAACCGGGGCCGGGCCAGCACCGACCCCGCGGACGGCGGAGGATCTCCGGCGTCTGGTAGGAACAAGGCGGCGGGGGACGAGCGGCCGGACGGCGGCAGAACAAAGCCcgagcagcggcagcagcagctccgcGGCCCCGGGGGACAGAGCGCCGAGCTCGGGCTGCTCACCGACACACGCCGCCTGGAGCAGAGAGGACGAGTCGTGG ACCAGCTGAAGTCGGTCATGGAGCAGGTCCTGGACTTCGCGGTGCGAGAGCTGACGAAGATCGTGGAGGCGTCGTTTGACGACCTGCTGCTGGAGATCACCAAGATGGAGCGAGAGCAGCAGGcgctggaggagaggatggggaAGA gggggaggaggagagggtccGAGAACGACTCGGTGTCACCCAGCGACTCTGAGGACGCTCGAGAGGAACTCGCTGAGGTCACCAAGTCCAAAGAGACGACGGAGAGAGACG aCCCGGAGCGTCCCCCCGTCCTCTCGGTCTCTCAGGACTGGGTTCCCATCCTGGACAAGGTCTTTGGTCAGAAGTGGTGCAGTGACGTCTGGCAGATCAAAGAGCtcgatggaggaggaggtggtggtggtgggcgGAGCCTGGCTGAGGGCGGGGCTCAGCAGGTGCAGCCTGTCTCCGCCCCCTCTCTGACCCTGGagccctccccctcctccccccagcAGGACCCCCGCTGGACTCCTCTGGAGGACATGGAGGTGTTTTCTCCTGATGAGGAGGCTGCAGACAGTCAGAGGAACAGCAGCAGACCCTCACCTGGACCGTCACCTGGACCCCCCCTCAGCCCCACAG gATCTTCAGGTCGTCGCTCTTCTGCCTCGATGCTTCATCGTCTCTTGACTCTTCCGTCTCAGCTGCtcgaggaggacgaggacgcaGCCGCTGCCAATGAAACGCTGGCCGCTCTGGCGACCGATGGCGGCAGCGACCGCCAAGACGGCGTCCGGGCGCCTGGCCCGACCTGCCCATCACCCCTGACAAccagggaagaggaggaagaggaggaggaagaagaggaagaggaggaggacaaaggGAGAAAG aagaagagacggAGGGTGTGGTCAGAGTGCGAGGAGTGCGGCCGCAGGTTCAGTCGGATGTCTCTCCTGAAGGCTCACCGTCAGACTCACATCGCCGAAAACGCCGCCGCCGACACGGCGTCGCCCTCGTCTCCGCCCAGCAGCACCGCCTCGGCGCTACGCTGCTCAGAGTGTGGCAAGAGGTTCTCCTCGGCGACCCGCCTCCACAGCCACGTCCGGACCCAGCACTGA